The DNA segment CCTCGATTGGCAATTAATATCTTATTAAACATAGGCTTATCTACCAATGATGAAAGTTAATTCAGCTTCACAAACTTTTTTTCCATCTACGTATGCTACACCTTTTCCGATACCAGCGTAATCTTTCAATTTAACAATGTCGACTTGCAACATCAATTGGTCACCAGGAACAACCTTTTTACGGAATTTTACTTTGTTCATTCCACCTAAATAAGCTGTTTGTCCTTTAAAACGGTCTAGTGTCAATAAAGGAATCGATCCTGCTTGAGCTAGAGCTTCTAAAATGTATACTCCTGGTAATACCGGTTCACCTGGAAAGTGACCTTGGAATACTTCTTCATTGATTGTTACATTTTTAAGTGCTACAACATGTTCACCTGGAATCATTTCGTCTACACGGTCAATAAAGTAGATTGGGTAGCGGTTCGGGATCAATTCTTGGATTTCTTTAATATTCATTTTTGTCATTGGTATTTCCTCCTAGGCAATTCTGAACAAAGGTTGATTAAATTCAACAACTTGTTCATCTTCTATTAGTATTTCAGTAATCGTTCCATCTACTTCACTTTTAATTTCATTCATCAATTTCATAGCTTCTATAATACAAAGTGTTTCCCCAACAGTTACTTTATCGCCCACTTTTTTAAAGGCTGGTTGATCAGGTGAAGGCGCAGTGTAAATTACTCCAACAATTGGAGAATTAACTAGTGCACCATCGGCAACGATCTCTGCAATTGGAGCAGAATTGGATACTTCTTCGAAAACTGGAGAAGAAGTTTGTATATTCTCTTTACGAACAGGTTCGTTAAATCTAGTTTCTGAATCAGTAAGAACCGTTTGATTGCTGATTTGTTGGCTAGATGTATTTTTACTCATACGTAAAGTTACATTATCCATTTGCAAATCAAATTCAGTTAATTCTGATTGATTGACTAGATCAAGAATTTCTTTCACTTGACCAAAATCCATTTTATTGCCCCTCCCATTTCTTAAAGCATGTTACGGCATTGTGTCCGCCAAAGCCTAAAGAATTGTTTAGTGTGTATTTAACATCAGCTTCACGTCCAACGTTAGGAATATAATCCAAATCGCACGCTTCATCTGGTACTTGAAGTCCGATAGTCGGAGGTAAGAAACCATCTTGAAGAGCTTTCACACATGCTACTGCTTCAATGGCTCCTGCAGCACCTAATAAGTGTCCGGTCATACTTTTCGTACTTGAAATTGCAACATTTTTAGCCTCATCGCCAAATGCATATTTAATAGCCATTGTCTCAGCAGAATCGTTTGCTCCAGTACTCGTTCCATGAGCATTGATATAGCCCACATCAGCAGGTGTAATACCGGCTTCAGCCATTGCGTCTTGCATTGCACGACCTGCGCCACTTCCGTCTGGTGTTGGTGCAGTCATATGATACCCGTCACCTGTAGAACCGTAACCAACGACCTCAGCGTAGATTGTTGCTCCACGTTCTAAAGCATGGTCTAGACTTTCAAGCATCAGTACAGCTGCGCCTTCACCCATAACAAAACCAGTACGCTCTTTATCAAAAGGAATTGAAGCACGGTCAGGATCTGTACTTTTTGATAGAGCCGTTAATGCAGCAAAACCAGCGATACCGATTTCATTGATCGTACCTTCTGCTCCTCCAGCAAGAATCACGTCTGAGTAACCGTGTTTAATATTACGGTAAGCTTCTCCAATAGAATTATTTCCAGAAGCACAAGCTGTTACGATAGATGTGTTGATCCCTTTAGTTCCAATAGCAATTGAAATATTCCCAGCGGCCATATTTCCGATTGCCATCGGCACAAAGAAAGGTGCTACACGTTGAGGTCCTTTTGTGTTCATCTTAATGATTTGCTCTTGCATAGCGTTCAATCCGCCGATACCAGAACCAACAATAACACCAAAACGGTTCATATCAGTTTTTTCACGATCAATACCACTTTCTTCTACAGCTTGTACAGCTGCTGCGACACCATATCTTGAAAATTCGTCCATACGTTTTGAAATTTTACGTTGCATATAGTTTGTTGCATCAAAGTCTTTCAATTCACCAGCAACAGTAATACCTGTCTCTGTTGCATCAAATTTTGTGATAGGAGCAATACCGTTTTTTCCAGCTTTAAGCCCATTCCAAAATTCATCAACCGTATTTCCTAAAGGTGTCACAGCACCCATTCCAGTAATTACTACACGATTCGTCATTGTTTTTCCTCCTTTTTAACCATTCATAACCATTCCGCCATCTACATTGATGACTTGACCTGTAATGTATTTATTTTCGCTTAAGAAAACCGCTGCTCTCGCAACATCTTCTACGTTACCTAAATGTTTCAAAGGTATCTGACTAACCGCTTGTTCTTTCATCTTATCAGACAATACATCGGTCATTTCTGTATCAATAAAACCTGGAGCAATAGCGTTTACCGTAATTCCTCTAGTAGCTAGTTCTCTTGCAGCAGATTTTGTTAACCCTACAACACCGGCTTTACTTGCAGCATAGTTTGCTTGTCCAACGTTTCCAACAAGTCCAACTACACTTGCCATGTTAATGATCGTTCCGCTCTTTTGTTTTAACATAACTTTAGATGCATGGCGAATAGTATTAAACGTTCCTTTTAAGTTAACTGAAATCGTTTGGTCAAAGTCTTCTTCTGACATCCGCATTAAAAGCATATCGTTTGTGATACCAGCATTGTTCACTAAGATATCAACGCTCCCAAAAACTTCTTTTGATTCTTCAATCAGTTGTTTAGCAAACTCAAAATCACTAACATCACCTAAAATAGTGTGCGTTTTAACTCCATAACCTTCTATTTCGCTGATTAGCTCATCAGAAATAGGTTTACGTCCATTTAAAACAACGTTTGCTCCAGCTTTTGCAAATTCTACAGCTACTGCTTTTCCAATACCTCTTGAACTACCTGTAACAATAACGGTTTGATCTTTTAAAGTCATGTGCTCACTCCTTTTAATGTACTAGCCCAGAGCGTTCAGCTCAGCCAGTTTATTTACAGTTTTTTCTAAGGTCTTTTCATTTTCAACATTTAGAATAGTAACTGTTTTATCGATTTTCTTGATAAAACTGCTTAATGTCTTACCAGGACCTACTTCGATAAAAGTATCAACGCCTAAGTCAATCATTGTTCTTACACTGTCTTCCCAGTAAACAGGAGACATCACTTGTTTCACCATCATTGTTCTTATTTGCTCTTTGTCTTCAAAGACTTTAGCAATGGTGTTGCTAATAACAGGCAGTTCAGAATCATGAATTGAAACAGATTTAAGTGCTTCTTCCAATTGAATCGACGCGGGCTCTAATAGCTGTGTATGAAATGGTCCACTGACTTGCAAAGGAACAACTCGTTTTGCTCCTCTTTCAAGAAGAAGTTCCCCTGCCTTTTCTACAGCTGCTTTAAGACCAGCAATAGCAATTTGTCCAGGCATATTATAGTTTGCAGGAGAAACGATACCAAGTACACTTGCTTCATCACAAGCATCAATAATTGTTTGGCGATCTGATCCCATCACGGCACTCATAGCACCTTTGCCTAAAGGAACAGCATCAGTCATGTATTGCCCTCTTTTTTTAACCAATTTAACAGCATCTTCAAAAGATAGCACATTCGCTTTTACAAATGCACTGTACTCTCCTAGACTTAAACCAGCTACAACCTCAGGATGGATCCCTTTTTCTTTTAACAATGCATCAATAGCCAAGCTTACAGTAAGGATAGCAGGCTGAGTATAAGTAGTTTGATTCAGCAAGTCATTTTCTTTAAAGCAGAGTTCAGCCATATCTAAATTCAAAGATTGTCCAGCTTGATCAAAAACCTCTCGAACTACACTATACTTCTCATACAAGTCTTGCCCCATACCAAAGTATTGAGCGCCTTGTCCACTATATACAAAGGCAATTTTCATAGGTTTCTTCTCCTTTAACACTGTAATTTGTCTATAAAAAAAATCATCCATTCCATAAACATTCAATCAATAAGAGAAATAATCGAAAAAAAACTAAGAAAAACTAATCTGAAGCGAAAAGAACTCCTTTTAGCTTTCTAGTTATTTTTCACTTAAGTTCACCTTATTTTAAAATGAGGTTGGCTTGTTCTTTTATTACTTCTTGATATTCATGCATTAATTCTTGGATGATTTCATGACTACTTTGTTCTTTATTTACTAATCCAGCACTTTGACCAGACATAAATGATCCAGTTTCTTTATCGCCATCTATGACAGCTCGTCTCAAAGCACCTGTTCCAAGTTCTTCCAAACGATTAAAATCTGGATTTTCATCACTTGTGATGTCTTTTTCAATTTTTAAGTATTGGCGAGTTAGTTTGTTACGTAGGACACGTACTGGATGACCAGTAATCTGACCAGTAACCACAGTATCAATATCTTTTGCTTTTAATATGGCATCTTTGAAATTTTGATGAACAGTACTTTCGTGTGCAACAACAAAACGTGTTCCTAATTGGACAGCTGAAGCGCCTAACATAAACGCAGCTGCAACACCACGTCCGTCAGCAATACCTCCTGCCGCAATGACTGGAACAGAGACAGTATCAACCACTTGTGGCACTAAGTTCATAGTAGTTGTTTTACCAATATGACCACCAGCTTCCATACCTTCACAAATGATTGCATCTGCTCCTTCATTTACCATGCGTCGTGCTAAAGCAACTGAAGCAACTACGGGGATAACTACTGTACCCGCATTTTTAAATTGGCTCATGTATCTTCCAGGGCTACCAGCACCAGTCGTTACAACTTTAACATGTTCTTCACAGATAACTTTTACAACATCATCTACGTTAGGTGATGTTAATAGTACGTTGATACCGAAAGGTTTGTCTGTTAAACTTTTTGTTTCTCTAATCAGTTCTCGTACAATTTCACTTGAAGCATATCCACAAGCTAATATTCCTAGACCGCCAGCATTTGAAACTGCACTCACTAAACTAGGATTAGCAACCCAAGACATTGCGCCTTGTATAATAGGGTATTTGATTCCAAGTTTTTCAATTAATTCAGACTGCATACAGTACCTGCTTTCTTATGGGTGTTTATTTTTTAGCTAATTCAACTTCAACAAATGTTACGATATCTTGAACAGTTGTTAAACCTTCTTCAGATTCAATTTTAATATCAAATTCGTCTTCAATATCATTGATGATTTGGAATAAGTCTAAGCTATCTGCTTCTAAATCTTCACGGAAGTTTGTTTCTAATTGTACTTCTTCTTCCTCTTTGTCTAATTGGTCCACGATAATTGCTTGAATTTTTTCGAATGTCATTTTGTAATTCCTCCATTATAGTTGTTTTTTATTTTGCTTATTTTTTTAAGCCTAAGCGGGCTGGTATAACCTCTTTAAATTTGAATAAGTATGGAACCCCATGTGAGTCCTCCACCAAATCCAGTAAGAACGATTTTTTTCTTGCTTCCCAAAACTAAATCTCCATTTGTTATAAGTTCATCTAACAAGATTGGAATACTTGCAGCAGAAGTATTGCCATATTCAGCAATATTTGTTGCAAATGTTTCAGCAGGAATTTTCAGTTTTTTTGCAATAGCTTTTAAAATACGGTAATTTGCTTGATGAGCAACAATACAGTCTATCTCTTCAAGAGTATAATTTGAAGATTCCACAACAGTTCGAATACTTTCAGGAACACTTCGAATAGCAAAATCAAAAATTGATCTTCCATCCATTTGAAGATACTTATTTTTTTCGTCTTCTTTTGTATGAAAATTTGTGACCAAGTGACTGCCCGCTGTGAGAGATTCTCCACGACTTCCGTCAGAATGGATATCTTCTCCTAAAAAGCTATTTTCTGTTTCTGTTGCACCTAGCAATACGCCTCCAGCACCATCACCGAACAGAACTGCTGTACTACGATCCTGCCAATCAATGATTTTTGACATGACCTCTCCGCCAAGAACCATTCCGTATTTGAAAGTACCGCTTTGAATTAACTTCTCAGCAATCGATAAAGCATAAATGAAACCAGAACATGCTGCATTTACGTCAAAAGCCATTATAGGGTTTGCTCCTATATAATCTTGTACTAAACAAGCTGTTGAAGGACTTAATCCATCTGGAGTCATAGTCGCAACGATAATAAAATCTATTTCTTTAGCAGAAACACCTGTTTTTTCAAGAATGTCCATTGCGGCTTTACCACAAAGTACTGAAGTATTTTCACCCTCACTAATGTGACGTGTTTCTATACCTGTACGAGTTCTAATCCATTCATCATTGGTATCCATCATTTTTTCTAGCATCGCATTGGAAACTACTTTATGTGGAGTGTAACTTCCAGCACCCATAATTTTTGCTTTCATTAGAATTCAACTCTGTTCTTATAAATTATTTTTTGTGCGGTCTAAGAAAATATGAAGATTTTCTAAGCCTTTAATCAACATTTCTGCATCTTCTCGGTTTAAGCCTTCTAACGTCTCTTTAACCATATCTCGGTGAAATTTGTCGTGAAGACGATAAAGTAGCCGCCCTTTTTTAGTTAAGCCCAACTTAACGACTCTACGATCATTATCATTCCGAATGCGTTCAACGTATCCTTTTTTCACTAAATTATTAACAGAAACAGTTAATGTTCCCACAGTAACCGAAAGTTTTTTTGAAACTTCAGTTGTCGTATGAACACCATACATGCCGATAGCTTCGATTGTATGCATTTCTTTTATTGAAATATCTTTAAATGTGCTACTTTGAAGTGCACCTTCTTCAATTATCAGAATTTCATTAAATATCGTTACCAAGTAAGAATTAATTTCAGGAATTAATTCGTCCACACCAACTCCTCCGTTCTTTCAAATTAGCAATTAAGTTAATTACTTTGAACATCAAATTGTTTGACCATCAAACTATATTATTTTTTAGTGAATGTGTCAAGAATAAATATATTATTATTTTCATCTCATCAATCAAAACCTTTTAATACCAATGTCTATAAGTATTAAAATTATTTTGAATATCAAAGTAGTTTTTCAAAAAAAACAAAAAAACTCTCTTTAAAAAATCATGGAAAATTCTTATTTTTAATTTATTTCAGGAAAATTTAGAACAAAAAAAGAGTTGAGACAATTTGCCTCAACTCTTTTTTTGTTCTATTATTCTGTTTCACTAGATACGAATTCTTCTATATCTTTAAAGTTAACAATGGTTTTACTTTCCATTATGTCCTTCATTTTATCAGAAGATTTATCCCAATAGATTTCTACAACGGCACTATTATTCAATAATTTGATGATTGTTCCAGCCATTTTTTCGTCTCGGAATGAAAAAATAATTTTATCTCCTACATCTGGTCTAAATGAAGCTTTTATTTCGTCAATGATAACGATTGCTTCGTCATATGGTACGCCTAAAAGGGTCGCAATTCTTGATTTGCTGGCACCTTTTCGAAGTTCAACTTCTACTAAAGATTGAATTTCTTCGGTAATAACTTTCCCCATGTAAATCCCCTCATTTCTTTGGTTCTTAATTTGAGCGTATTCCAATAAAATGTTCTGCTAAAATTGATTATACCATATTTTGGCAATAAAATGAAGCTCTAGTACAAGTGAGTCTTTACATTTGATCCTAAACATGGAAAGGTCTGCGCTGCTTTCGTATCAATAATCTTATTTATTTTTTATTTAAATGAATTAGCATTGTACCCTACTTTTTTTAATAACTCTGTTAAAGTAGTTATTTCTTCTTCATTAAGTACACCAAACACATTTGAGATCAATCCTTCATGCTCTGGAAAAGCATTTTCCATAAAAGCCGTTCCTTTTTCAGATATTGAAATATTTGTTACACGTCGATCTTTAACAGAAGGACAGCGTTGTATGAAGCCTTTATTTTCTAACTTGTCTACAACATATGTGATACTGCTGCTGGCTAATAATATTTTTTTCCCAATATATTGA comes from the Carnobacterium sp. 17-4 genome and includes:
- the fabZ gene encoding 3-hydroxyacyl-ACP dehydratase FabZ, which gives rise to MNIKEIQELIPNRYPIYFIDRVDEMIPGEHVVALKNVTINEEVFQGHFPGEPVLPGVYILEALAQAGSIPLLTLDRFKGQTAYLGGMNKVKFRKKVVPGDQLMLQVDIVKLKDYAGIGKGVAYVDGKKVCEAELTFIIGR
- the accB gene encoding acetyl-CoA carboxylase biotin carboxyl carrier protein, encoding MDFGQVKEILDLVNQSELTEFDLQMDNVTLRMSKNTSSQQISNQTVLTDSETRFNEPVRKENIQTSSPVFEEVSNSAPIAEIVADGALVNSPIVGVIYTAPSPDQPAFKKVGDKVTVGETLCIIEAMKLMNEIKSEVDGTITEILIEDEQVVEFNQPLFRIA
- the fabF gene encoding beta-ketoacyl-ACP synthase II yields the protein MTNRVVITGMGAVTPLGNTVDEFWNGLKAGKNGIAPITKFDATETGITVAGELKDFDATNYMQRKISKRMDEFSRYGVAAAVQAVEESGIDREKTDMNRFGVIVGSGIGGLNAMQEQIIKMNTKGPQRVAPFFVPMAIGNMAAGNISIAIGTKGINTSIVTACASGNNSIGEAYRNIKHGYSDVILAGGAEGTINEIGIAGFAALTALSKSTDPDRASIPFDKERTGFVMGEGAAVLMLESLDHALERGATIYAEVVGYGSTGDGYHMTAPTPDGSGAGRAMQDAMAEAGITPADVGYINAHGTSTGANDSAETMAIKYAFGDEAKNVAISSTKSMTGHLLGAAGAIEAVACVKALQDGFLPPTIGLQVPDEACDLDYIPNVGREADVKYTLNNSLGFGGHNAVTCFKKWEGQ
- the fabG gene encoding 3-oxoacyl-[acyl-carrier-protein] reductase, encoding MTLKDQTVIVTGSSRGIGKAVAVEFAKAGANVVLNGRKPISDELISEIEGYGVKTHTILGDVSDFEFAKQLIEESKEVFGSVDILVNNAGITNDMLLMRMSEEDFDQTISVNLKGTFNTIRHASKVMLKQKSGTIINMASVVGLVGNVGQANYAASKAGVVGLTKSAARELATRGITVNAIAPGFIDTEMTDVLSDKMKEQAVSQIPLKHLGNVEDVARAAVFLSENKYITGQVINVDGGMVMNG
- the fabD gene encoding ACP S-malonyltransferase — translated: MKIAFVYSGQGAQYFGMGQDLYEKYSVVREVFDQAGQSLNLDMAELCFKENDLLNQTTYTQPAILTVSLAIDALLKEKGIHPEVVAGLSLGEYSAFVKANVLSFEDAVKLVKKRGQYMTDAVPLGKGAMSAVMGSDRQTIIDACDEASVLGIVSPANYNMPGQIAIAGLKAAVEKAGELLLERGAKRVVPLQVSGPFHTQLLEPASIQLEEALKSVSIHDSELPVISNTIAKVFEDKEQIRTMMVKQVMSPVYWEDSVRTMIDLGVDTFIEVGPGKTLSSFIKKIDKTVTILNVENEKTLEKTVNKLAELNALG
- the fabK gene encoding enoyl-[acyl-carrier-protein] reductase FabK, translated to MQSELIEKLGIKYPIIQGAMSWVANPSLVSAVSNAGGLGILACGYASSEIVRELIRETKSLTDKPFGINVLLTSPNVDDVVKVICEEHVKVVTTGAGSPGRYMSQFKNAGTVVIPVVASVALARRMVNEGADAIICEGMEAGGHIGKTTTMNLVPQVVDTVSVPVIAAGGIADGRGVAAAFMLGASAVQLGTRFVVAHESTVHQNFKDAILKAKDIDTVVTGQITGHPVRVLRNKLTRQYLKIEKDITSDENPDFNRLEELGTGALRRAVIDGDKETGSFMSGQSAGLVNKEQSSHEIIQELMHEYQEVIKEQANLILK
- a CDS encoding acyl carrier protein; translation: MTFEKIQAIIVDQLDKEEEEVQLETNFREDLEADSLDLFQIINDIEDEFDIKIESEEGLTTVQDIVTFVEVELAKK
- a CDS encoding beta-ketoacyl-ACP synthase III produces the protein MKAKIMGAGSYTPHKVVSNAMLEKMMDTNDEWIRTRTGIETRHISEGENTSVLCGKAAMDILEKTGVSAKEIDFIIVATMTPDGLSPSTACLVQDYIGANPIMAFDVNAACSGFIYALSIAEKLIQSGTFKYGMVLGGEVMSKIIDWQDRSTAVLFGDGAGGVLLGATETENSFLGEDIHSDGSRGESLTAGSHLVTNFHTKEDEKNKYLQMDGRSIFDFAIRSVPESIRTVVESSNYTLEEIDCIVAHQANYRILKAIAKKLKIPAETFATNIAEYGNTSAASIPILLDELITNGDLVLGSKKKIVLTGFGGGLTWGSILIQI
- the fabT gene encoding fatty acid biosynthesis transcriptional regulator FabT encodes the protein MDELIPEINSYLVTIFNEILIIEEGALQSSTFKDISIKEMHTIEAIGMYGVHTTTEVSKKLSVTVGTLTVSVNNLVKKGYVERIRNDNDRRVVKLGLTKKGRLLYRLHDKFHRDMVKETLEGLNREDAEMLIKGLENLHIFLDRTKNNL
- a CDS encoding DUF2187 family protein, producing MGKVITEEIQSLVEVELRKGASKSRIATLLGVPYDEAIVIIDEIKASFRPDVGDKIIFSFRDEKMAGTIIKLLNNSAVVEIYWDKSSDKMKDIMESKTIVNFKDIEEFVSSETE
- a CDS encoding MarR family winged helix-turn-helix transcriptional regulator, which gives rise to MEDSTKALKALTVLLKSSSSVLDVIKKDMIKYGLNPTEFSVLELLYSKGDQPIQYIGKKILLASSSITYVVDKLENKGFIQRCPSVKDRRVTNISISEKGTAFMENAFPEHEGLISNVFGVLNEEEITTLTELLKKVGYNANSFK